A genomic window from Acinetobacter chinensis includes:
- a CDS encoding esterase-like activity of phytase family protein, with the protein MSNKSEILSSTVYQKFSRGVQLPYDILDIHDIPDGAKEGHFIEIHCGGFGSEISPNPTEKHQFYALTDRGPNTTYDVNGDKGKIFLKPDYTPKIGLFQLNSDGTISKLKEILLKNPDGEPITGLPNQHFGATKEIAYDQHGKVLEKGTDEFGLDSEGLVALQDGTFWVSDEYGPHIVHFDASGVEIDRINAYEHDERRKSGYLLPLEYANRRQNRGMEGLTITPDQKKLVGIIQSTMSNPDPSVTKSDLVRIVMIDLETKAVSQYLYRQEGGDQVYSCTAIVALNQQQFLVAERDDDFYMDNPQAFKRVYKINLTDATDLEQIENSDQFEQDEKTGLLIDGLTLEQFVLQAGWQGLQDVGIVPVAKTLVVDLIEKLHYPHDKVEGLWVIDEHHLAVLNDDDYSFSETDGVMQQKYLDKDKKVIDANTLYIIGGIDTGK; encoded by the coding sequence ATGTCAAATAAATCAGAAATACTGAGCAGTACTGTTTATCAGAAATTTTCTCGGGGCGTTCAGCTTCCTTATGACATACTGGATATTCATGACATTCCAGATGGTGCAAAAGAAGGGCATTTTATTGAGATCCACTGTGGAGGATTCGGTTCGGAAATATCGCCAAATCCAACAGAAAAGCATCAGTTTTACGCGCTGACTGACCGTGGTCCCAATACGACATACGATGTGAACGGCGATAAAGGAAAAATTTTCCTGAAACCTGATTACACGCCAAAAATTGGATTGTTTCAGCTGAACTCAGATGGAACGATCAGCAAACTAAAAGAAATCTTACTGAAAAATCCGGATGGTGAACCCATTACAGGATTGCCCAATCAGCATTTTGGTGCAACCAAAGAAATTGCTTATGATCAGCATGGCAAAGTCCTTGAAAAAGGGACAGATGAATTCGGACTGGATTCTGAAGGGTTGGTGGCATTACAGGATGGAACCTTCTGGGTAAGTGATGAATATGGTCCTCATATTGTTCACTTTGATGCATCCGGTGTGGAGATTGATCGGATCAATGCTTATGAGCATGATGAGCGCAGAAAGTCCGGATATTTATTGCCACTGGAATATGCTAACCGTCGTCAGAACAGAGGGATGGAGGGGTTGACCATAACGCCCGATCAGAAAAAACTGGTGGGTATTATACAGTCTACAATGAGTAATCCAGATCCTTCTGTTACAAAGTCTGACCTTGTTCGTATAGTGATGATTGATCTGGAAACAAAAGCGGTATCCCAGTATCTGTACCGACAGGAGGGAGGAGATCAGGTCTATTCCTGTACCGCGATTGTGGCGTTAAATCAGCAGCAGTTTCTGGTTGCAGAGCGGGATGATGATTTTTATATGGATAATCCGCAGGCTTTTAAACGGGTCTATAAAATTAATCTGACCGATGCAACCGATCTGGAACAGATTGAAAACAGTGATCAGTTTGAACAGGATGAAAAAACAGGCTTACTGATAGATGGTTTAACTCTGGAGCAGTTCGTTCTTCAGGCGGGATGGCAAGGGCTTCAGGATGTTGGCATTGTTCCTGTAGCAAAAACACTGGTGGTTGATCTTATAGAGAAGCTGCATTATCCACACGATAAAGTTGAAGGTCTGTGGGTCATTGATGAACATCATCTGGCTGTACTGAATGACGATGATTATTCTTTTTCAGAAACAGATGGTGTTATGCAGCAGAAGTATCTGGATAAAGATAAAAAAGTGATTGATGCCAATACCTTATATATTATTGGTGGTATTGATACAGGAAAATAA
- a CDS encoding ATP-binding protein: protein MANIDLPDNILQSLSTVLQQLQQSLPAVRQETDFSAVAYKWQNKQLIPILNPKDIFLDDLRGIERQKEKVIQNTLQFLKGLPANDVLLTGSRGTGKSSIVRALLTRYAKDGLRLIEIERDDLSELPEIQKQIAHRPEKFIVYCDDLAFNAEDENYRSLKSVLDGSLQSGSSNFIIYATSNRRHLLPEFMHENTPVTKVDVPQYKELHPQEAIEEKISLSDRFGLWLSFYPMDQQLYLEIVESYLNKSDMPMTDEARAEALRWCQSRGQRSGRAAYQFSKHWVGSQQLNQL from the coding sequence ATGGCCAATATAGATTTACCTGATAACATTCTGCAATCTCTCTCCACTGTACTACAACAGCTACAGCAAAGTCTCCCAGCCGTCAGACAGGAGACAGATTTTTCTGCTGTTGCCTATAAATGGCAGAATAAACAGTTAATCCCTATTTTAAATCCTAAGGATATTTTCCTGGATGATTTAAGGGGTATTGAACGACAAAAAGAAAAAGTCATACAGAATACCTTACAGTTCCTGAAAGGCTTACCTGCAAATGACGTACTGCTGACAGGCTCACGCGGTACCGGCAAATCCTCCATTGTCCGTGCTTTACTCACCAGGTATGCAAAAGATGGTCTGCGTCTGATTGAAATTGAACGTGATGATCTTTCTGAACTTCCTGAAATTCAGAAACAGATTGCGCATCGTCCTGAAAAATTCATTGTTTACTGTGACGATCTTGCTTTCAATGCCGAAGACGAAAATTACCGCAGTCTGAAAAGCGTGCTGGATGGTTCATTACAGTCAGGTTCAAGCAATTTTATTATCTATGCGACCAGTAACCGACGCCATCTGTTACCTGAATTCATGCACGAAAATACACCCGTCACCAAAGTTGATGTTCCTCAGTACAAAGAACTGCATCCTCAGGAAGCGATTGAGGAAAAAATTTCGCTTTCAGACCGTTTCGGTCTGTGGCTGTCTTTCTATCCAATGGATCAGCAGCTTTACCTGGAAATTGTGGAAAGTTATCTGAATAAATCTGACATGCCTATGACAGATGAAGCTCGCGCTGAAGCATTAAGATGGTGTCAGTCCCGTGGTCAGCGTTCTGGGCGGGCAGCTTATCAGTTCTCTAAACACTGGGTCGGATCACAGCAACTGAATCAACTCTAA